CGCGCTCATCTTAAAGATCAGAAATTCGAGCTGATCGTTTTCAAATCATCCATGTAACATCTCGCGCCGATAAGAAATGTCACGGCTTCTCAACGTCACGTCGAAAATCCCGAAAAATCGCTCCTCTTGCTAACGACCTTGCTGCGTGTCACGCGAGACACGTGAGCGAGACACGCATATAATCACGCATACCGTACGCActcgatatttatttgtcgCGCACCGCATATTTCTCTCGGCGCTTTCGTCAGGTCCCCTCGCCGAAACTCGTGCTAAGGTCAGCGCGAGAAGCGGTACCAAGTGCAGCCGGAAAGGTCACGGTACCACTTTCACGCGTATCTCGCTTACCCGGCAGTCGACAAACAGGATCAAGGCTAATCTACCAGAATTACTGCCACCGCGATCCGAGACGATCAATCTAACTCCTTTCATTTTATTCGTTCCGATTAcatagcaaaataatttattttaacatttacaatCATATCTctagaatatatttctcgtgTATTGCAGGTCGAATATTATTacctattcaatttttttattcttttcataactccatgttaacaatatatttttttatgatttttttatatatttttaaataactttaaaatataaaaaaaatatctaatatctgtgtattttttatttattattaaagaatctgGAATATTTCTTCAAGTTACACACAAAACGTCAgtcgaaaaagaaatatttcgagatGCAATTCTCTTTGAATTCCGACTTGATAACACATATTGCCGGgtcatcgtaaaaaaataggtGACGCGAGGATGGACGAGCCGTGAAATGATCTTCAGGTTCTCGGGTGGCGTGAAACCGGGTCATTTCCTGCCCGTCGTCTTCTCTCCCGCCTTCGATTTCATATATCGAGCGTATATACCGGCTATGAGAATCGATGCCGCATCGTTCGCATTACAATTTGCGCGCAAGGTAGAAAGCACGCGTcgacaaatttttctcttgtaaTTCGATGACGTTTTGTGAAACGCGTCGTTAACGCACGGTAACAAGGCCAAGTTCAACGCCGCCGCTTGATTCGGTAATTTGAGCCGCGATGCGTTCGtggaatatgtatatgttcgCTGTCACGATGCCCCGACGTCAGCTGCTTCCGTTGCGAGTCGTTATAAATCGTCGTGTAACGAGAAACGAACCTAGTAAAGAAGACCGTATAATAACAAATGTGAAAAtgtgttttgaaaaattatctctgtatttttttttcatatctccTGATATATCCTCTCCGAATAAATTCTCGAAAGATATTTCAGCGAGATGGACTGGATTGTATGTgtgaatttctattttctgcAGCCCTGGCCTTCTGCAACTGGTCGGACGTTCAGAAGACACGAAGAGAGATGCTGCGAGCGCACACCTTCCCCCGTGCCTTCACCACACGATACAACCAACTGAACGGTATCATCGGTGCCGAGGTAGAGCTGCTGGTCGATCATCTCAACGGCATTGCCGGCGAGAGCCTGCACGCCAAGCCGCTGATCATGCATACGTGCGCGAACGTCTTCCTCAACTACTTCTGTTCGCGCAGCTTCCCCCTCGGCGACGTAGCCTTCCGCGAGATGGTCGAGAATTTCGACAAGGTGTTTTACGAGGTGAACCAGGGCTACGCCGCGGACTTTATGCCGTTCCTCATGCCGCTTCACCAGAGGAACATGACGAGGATGATTAATTGGACCCACGAAGTCAAGCAATTCATGGAGAAGTACGTCATCGGTGATCGCCTGGCTAACTGGAAATCGATCATACCCGAGGAGGATTACGTGGACTGTCTGATCAATCACATCAAGACCGACGCCGAGCCTAAGATGACCTGGGACATAGCAATGTTCGCGCTAGAGGACATCGTAGGAGGTCACTCGGCTGTCGGCAATCTCCTCGTCAAGATACTCGGATACCTGGTCACCCGACCGCACGTGCAGAGAATGGCGCAAATGGAAATCGACGGAGTCGAGATTCCGGGCAGATTCGTCGGCCTCGAGAACAGGGGAAAAATGCCATACACGGAGGCTATCGTTCTCGAGGCAATCAGAGTGATCGCCAGTCCGATCGTTCCCCACGTGGCCAACCAGGATAGTTCCGTGGCCGGTGAgtaatttctctctcctttttttacgataaatcAAACGTCAAACATCAAGCGTCAAATGCCAAACGTCAAACGTTAAGCGTCAAATGTCAAACGTCAAATGTCAAATGTCAAAcattaaatgtcaaatgtcaaacgttatgtagttttttttttcgctttataatttatcaaataaatcaatcgctctataatttacaaaatagtaaaatttgcggatctctaattttataacgataaatatttgcgaatcttattaatataacaaactgagacaattttaagaattttgttGAGCTCACTTGATTCTTTATTTCAGGCTACAAGATCGAGAAGGACACGTTTATCTTCCTGAACAATTACGACCTGAATATGTCGAAGGAGCTGTGGACATCCCCTGAAGAGTTTATGCCAGAGAGATTCGTACAGAACGGCAAACTTTTGAAACCGGAGCACTTCCTACCGTTCGGTGGCGGCCGGAGATCCTGCATGGGCTACAAGATGGTCCAGTACATCAGCTTCTCAACGATAGCCACTCTGCTGAAGAATTTCAACATACTTCCGGTGGAGAAGGAAAGCTACAAGGTCCCCATCGGCAATCTGGCGCTTCCGGAGAAGAGTTTCAACTTTCATTTCGAGAGACGGTAGGATAGGAAGACGACGATAAAAAGCGAATCCGGTCGGGTCGACAAAGTCGAAATACTTCGACTTCTCGTCGAATGATCGATAATCACATTCGACATCTGTGTCGATTCGATCACGAGCTGGGCTCCCGAAAATTTCGCCGCCGATCGCGGAATGCGAGGTTGAAAAAACGATATTTGATATCGTCAAACGCTCGATAAGCGTTTCATGCGTCGGCGgagcttttattaaatattacggaGAACCAGTAGCTAAAAAGAGGCTTTTGACTTGAATGAAGCTTTACTGATGTTAGGGAGAGTTAGATACGGGAACGAGTGTGGAAGATATTCGATTTCCGCCAACAGAGCTTTACTGACATTATTAGAACGTTAAGATAATAGCTAATTGGATCGCTCCTCGACTCATGCCCTAAGCGCAAGAAAGCGCGGAGCCCAGTTTCGATCTTCTTTAATTATCTtccgtattttattaattatcttatatttggTGAGATCTGGATTTAATTGAGAGTCACACGATTTGATTCAATTTGAAAAGTATTATAGATGGTAGACGATTAATTTGAGCGAATCCATTTAATGTCaattctgaaattttaatcttgtgtgttaatttatattaaaaaatctttaatttcttattctaagtcgattgattaaaaattgcagtGATGAATTATCGCATATAAAGCTACGAGATCATTCACGATATTCTCGCTGAATCAAGTGATAGATGGCCAATAAGTCTCGATCATAAACGAAAATTGTTTCGTCAGAAATCATCACGCCTTGCTTATCATTTGGTGAATGCTCATTCGTAAGGTGAGATCTCTCCCGTTGACATGTTAATAAAGTGGATATCAcaacaagagaaagagagagtgctAGGGCTAAAGTCCGGACGATTCACGTATATATAACTTCGATTTAACACTTAAAGATaatcgaagaagaagaagactgAACAATAGCATCTTCGAGTTAAAACGTGTATTAACACATAACTGACATTTATCCTTGTTGAATACAAGGGTGTCGTGTTACATGCTTCGAAATCTATATTCGCAACATTGAATTTTGcggaagattttattttaattttcacggTAAAAAAGcgcgaattttatatttttcacgtgCGTAAATTCTGTGTCGTACATCGCACTttcgtttcttcttcttcttgccTCACATACTGAACGACTTGTAgcgtcattaaattataatacgcgCACGTATTTCTTTATCCTccttatattgtatattgccgcttaaaaaattttatgacgtAAGATGGTGCgaagtaatttctttttaggaATACGTAAGCAGACAGGggagaaaagaaatgtaaaggGTCGCGTTAAAGAACAAAAATGCGAAGACACGACGTCGTTTTCTCGAAATGTTCGAATTCTCGATTTTTGAcagattatatttctcttcctGTACTACCTCGcaggtaataatttattttgattattgagCATCTATTAGAGTAttacgttaattattattacatattacaatttattttatcttattattatatattatatatattatagcacttactattattatcatctATTATTAGTGTCAGTAATCATGATAATCGTCGTCCCATCTCGTCTTGTTTCTCCACCGAACCCCATCTACGCTCCACGCTTCGtaaattgtacattattttgtgtttgttatttaattatcgtgATTGTTAcgcaatttgttaatttattatttaagattttaataataaaatacgagagacatttatatatgtatatataatacgtatatatatgtatttacatcGTCAAGTCGTCATATgtacaatacatttttaatatagcttaacatgaatttataaattttgttataaatttattcacatttgAACTGCGGGAGAACATTAGAATTGATAATGTTTAAAGTTCTACGAAGTAGAAACTCGACTTTTCCGCGAAAAGTAATttgtacgaaaaaaaatagGTACATAATTCATTCTAAAAGACAATCGTTCACAAAATGATATTCTAGTCGCGGAGTAAACTCCGATCGCAGCATTAGAAAAGTCTCTTCAATCTTGAGTAAATAATGTTGCGTTTCTGATGTGACACgtgaatatatttctatgccCGTTATCGGCCGACATTCGATTCTTATCACCGTGCAAACCGTGCCCGTTGGCTTTATTGCGatgaaaataaagtaaaagattTAACCTGCGCCTATTGACGTAAGGATTTACAGAAACAAACTAATGATGCGTTATTTGCACAACTTGTTTGTAATTAGCACTTAGATAAGGATCTATTCGTGTCTCCGCGTTTTAATACTATTAcgtcacaatttttaattatcgaatGTATGGTACAGTATATCACAACAAATAagtcttatatttaattaattaaacgtatTATCATCACTTTAcgcaatatcatttttttagatcTTCAGCAATACGACACTTTAATCCACCTTTCTgcgaagagaaaatatatcaatcaaaGTATTAAACGGTAAATAttggattttaataaaatataatccgaTACGTGTCGTTTTATCTTCCTCGAGATTACACATCTCTTTTATGTGAATCCCAGACAGTACGAatctaatctttaaatttacatagttTGCGAACACAGTTTGCATATAAAACtatgttttgatatataatacactgCTTACGTCATCATTCTGCAAACTTTTATTGAAATGACAAGACACTCTTTCGTAATACAAGAGCGTTGTCGTAATTGCATCTTCTATCTcttctttaaaatctttactTAATATAACACAGTAAAAAGAGATctcgtatttaaaataaatattgagttATCTCATTACTTAAATTATACCTTTTGATCATTACATCTCGAAGCATCACAAAACTACGTGACGTTTATTTCATCAATTGCGATTTAATCTTGTTTTCCTCCGAAGACTTAATACTCATTGCAATTCGCGGTTTACTTCTCTTGCCCATATaagcaataaatattcttaatttgttaaaagacCAACGGCGTTCGAAGCTACTCTTTCTCCGACAACCCCTTCCGCCGGTAGCTCGAAGACCTTCTTCTTGCAGAACATGTCCTCGATCTCGCGCAGCGTCTTCCCCTTCGTCTCGGGCAGGAATAACAAGATGAATACCACGCCGATGAAAGAGataatcgcgaaaaagagaaacacgCCGTGCATACTCATCAGTCTCAGCATATCAGGATACGTCTTAACGGTTATCGCGCTGAAGATGTAACCTATAGCGACCGTCACGCCGGACAGTATGTCCTTGACTTTGGACGGAAATACCTCGCCCACCATGGCGAACGGGATCACCAGGTAACCCAGAGTGCTCGTGATGATGTACAGCATCATGCACGCTACCGGGGTCACCCCGTTGTCCGACATGACAGTTCCGTTCTCGGCCAGATAGAGATAGAGCGACAGAACGCCCATGAAAATCGTCATCCCGACACCGGAAATCAACGACGGAATACGTCGGCCGTATTTTCGGGATACGCCGGCCGTTAGGAGACTGGTTAAGAAACGTGCAATGCCTATCAGGACGGCGCCGATATAAGGATCCACCTGGATTCCAGATTTGTCCATAAT
The genomic region above belongs to Cataglyphis hispanica isolate Lineage 1 chromosome 7, ULB_Chis1_1.0, whole genome shotgun sequence and contains:
- the LOC126850830 gene encoding cytochrome P450 307a1-like, translated to MISISATTYFLLAVTLVALILILVDHIRSRKMPKKLYDGEEASALLDPPGPKPWPILGSLHILGRYDVPYKAFADLVRVYDSQVIKLKMGSVPCVVVNGLENIKEILIAKGHHFDSRPNFIRYHLLFGNKENSLAFCNWSDVQKTRREMLRAHTFPRAFTTRYNQLNGIIGAEVELLVDHLNGIAGESLHAKPLIMHTCANVFLNYFCSRSFPLGDVAFREMVENFDKVFYEVNQGYAADFMPFLMPLHQRNMTRMINWTHEVKQFMEKYVIGDRLANWKSIIPEEDYVDCLINHIKTDAEPKMTWDIAMFALEDIVGGHSAVGNLLVKILGYLVTRPHVQRMAQMEIDGVEIPGRFVGLENRGKMPYTEAIVLEAIRVIASPIVPHVANQDSSVAGYKIEKDTFIFLNNYDLNMSKELWTSPEEFMPERFVQNGKLLKPEHFLPFGGGRRSCMGYKMVQYISFSTIATLLKNFNILPVEKESYKVPIGNLALPEKSFNFHFERR